Proteins encoded together in one Chitinophaga varians window:
- the mltG gene encoding endolytic transglycosylase MltG gives MAKKRKPTNVWLKRSLVIAGCLAAGILVYFSYRVFGPNTKAFGDSKYFYVRTGSTYNDVLDGLEDQGIIRNRNSFNWVAKELGYPSRVKAGRYKIAHGMSNFDIAKLLRSGKQSPVVLVINKLRTKQDLVRKISNNLEADSNALRALLTDQVYLRQFSLDTNTVMCAVVPNTYEFYWNTNAETVFKKLEKEREEFWTSERREKAKALNLTPVQVTILASIVEEESNKLDEKPIISSVYLNRFRKGMRLQADPTVKFALQDFGLKRIREVHTQFDSPYNTYRYEGFPPGPICTPSEKTINAVLNTPETDYLYFCARSDFSGYHAFAATYAEHLINARKYQAELNKRGY, from the coding sequence TCGTATATTTCTCCTACCGGGTGTTTGGCCCCAATACAAAAGCGTTCGGCGATTCCAAATACTTCTATGTCCGCACCGGCAGCACCTATAATGACGTGCTCGACGGGCTGGAAGACCAGGGCATCATCCGCAACCGCAACAGCTTCAACTGGGTGGCCAAAGAACTGGGATACCCCTCCCGCGTGAAAGCCGGTCGCTACAAAATAGCCCATGGCATGAGCAACTTCGACATCGCGAAACTGCTCCGCTCCGGTAAACAATCCCCGGTAGTACTGGTGATCAATAAACTGCGTACCAAACAGGACCTGGTCCGCAAAATCAGCAACAACCTGGAAGCCGATTCCAACGCGCTCCGCGCCCTGCTGACCGATCAGGTATATCTGCGTCAGTTCAGCCTCGACACCAATACCGTAATGTGCGCCGTGGTGCCTAATACGTATGAGTTCTACTGGAATACCAACGCGGAAACCGTCTTCAAAAAACTGGAAAAGGAAAGAGAGGAGTTCTGGACCAGCGAACGCCGGGAGAAAGCCAAAGCATTGAACCTTACACCAGTCCAGGTCACCATTCTTGCCTCTATTGTGGAAGAAGAAAGTAACAAGCTGGATGAAAAACCGATCATTTCCAGCGTATACCTGAACCGCTTCCGCAAAGGCATGCGCCTGCAGGCTGATCCTACCGTTAAATTTGCGCTCCAGGACTTCGGCCTGAAGAGAATACGCGAAGTGCATACCCAGTTCGATTCTCCGTATAACACTTACCGTTATGAGGGTTTCCCGCCGGGCCCTATCTGCACGCCGTCCGAAAAAACAATAAACGCCGTGCTGAACACACCGGAAACAGATTATTTGTACTTTTGCGCGAGGTCTGATTTTTCAGGCTACCATGCTTTTGCAGCCACTTACGCGGAACATCTGATCAATGCCAGAAAATATCAGGCTGAACTGAATAAAAGAGGATATTAA